Within the Eucalyptus grandis isolate ANBG69807.140 chromosome 1, ASM1654582v1, whole genome shotgun sequence genome, the region CAGCAGCAGGTCGCGATGGCCGGCGCGGGTTCTGGTGGTGCTCAGCGACGGCAAAGGGGAATCGTCGGGCACCGGGTCGAGCAAAGGTGACGCGGCGTCGGGGCAGAGCAGCGCGGGAGGTCTGGGCGCTGCAGAGGCGGGCACAGGTGGTGCAGATCTGGTTCGAGCTGCTGCGGTCAGGAGCGGCACAGCTTCAGCAAGCGTCGGCGAGGGGCTGGGTAGATCACGAACAGAGAGGTCGTCAGGGCGATGGTGGCTCGGGATAGGGAGCAATGGCGGAGCTATCACCGGCGGCAGACGGAAAGCGGGGGAGGACGTCGGTGCTGCAGGCTGGCGTCACGGGAGGAGACTTGCGGCAGTGGTCGTTGCAGCAGGCGTCGGGACGAGCTCGCTGGTGCAGAGGTGCGGTCGTCGGGCGTCAGGCACCGAGTGGTCGCGGACGCAGCAACAGCGGAGGTGTGGGCCGGTTCGGAATCGGCAGTGTCGCGGGTTGCAGAAGCGCGGTGGTGTCGCTGGGCGTCGGCACTTGGGTCGTCGTGAGTCGGCGCGACGATGGCTGGTGGAGACCGGCGATGCGAGCGCAGCGCGGGTGAAGAGAAACTCACGATTGGGCAGCAaatgtggggaagaagatgaacagtaaatgtcccatcacttcttcccctctgctttggctttttcctttccttttcactttttcctctGCAGCTGCACACTCTCCTCTGCTTTcgtactctctctttctcctcttttttattttcttcacttttcaatttttgacgAAAAATAACCTTCGCTCTCTTCTAAACATGAAGAGAAACCCCCCTATTTATAAAGCGGAAACTCGAATTTgtttcgccggtggagattttcgctcaacctcccgccggtggagatttttgctcaacctctcaacaacaaagtggctccaaaatcccACAGTtgagtttttttgaattttgaaatgaaaatatattttcaacaacaaagattttcaaaaactgaattttatttaatttattattttcttaaaaaaaatattaggtgtcaacagcctAGGAAAACTAAACTAAACCAGCAAAGCTAGAGCAACAGAAAAATTTCTGAGAGGCTGTTCTTCTTAAGGGACTCTGAAGACCTAGGAAAACTAAACTAAAGGCAAAGCAGATACGTTTTCATGAGGGACAATGACATGGACAATCCCTACATTTTGACTTAATATGTAATttgatctctaaatttttaatttgtccaatgtCATTAAGCTGATAAAGTCAAATTATAATCGTGAGTAGAGGAATTCTTCAAGCTGAAAGAAATCGAGATGAACAAAAGCAGTGCATGTGATCTGAATTTTTACAATAGATGTCAGAACAATATTTGTTTGCATTGCTTATCCTTATTGTTCGGGAATATAGCATGCTTATGATAGGACAAAACTTTTTCATAGAATTAATAAGGCTATACcttgagtttttaaaaaaatttcttaccaGTGATTCCATCCGCCATTAATTTGCTTATGGTGACTTTTCACTATCTCCCTAATCCTCCTCATTGACGGAAGTCGGTAATTTAATACAGGCCGCTTTGAACCCTTAAGAATATTAGAAGGTGGGGCAAATTATTAATACAGGCCGCTTCTTCTGTAAATGACCTTCCTTTGAACCCTTAAGAATATTAGATGCTGcatcttttccaaaaataaCAGCCAAAAATGCAATTATTTGAATGGTCTTCCCAAGCCCCCTGCTCCAAAGAAAAGCACACACGAAAATAAATGTAAACTGGCTATCTTGCCTAGATTGGTATTGCAAGCAAAACGAATTACggccaaaatttaaaaagtcgCTCATGCACACAAGCACAATTCTACCATAAAAGCATGCCTAAGCTCACAAAATTGCTGACATCTGGCAAGACCAGAAACTATTTCAGAGTTcaaaataaacacaaagctcTTCTGGTTTGCATGATTTAGTGCGAGCGTGCACACATGAGGTTTGTATGTCATCCCATCAATGTGGGAATCATCAAGATCTTAGACAATCTACAATCCATCACATCATCTGGGAGAGCTATGAAACCCTTAATTGGATCTGTCAAAACAATTCACTTTAAAGACAATCAACTCAATATACCCCTTTGTTCACACAATGCGACCAAGAATGAGAAGCAAGGAATTATTTTCTCCAAATAAGCAACACAGATAAGAGAAGCCACTTACATGTCATCACCAAGAACCCCTCCATGGTTGTTCTTGTACAAACCATACAAAAACTTGACGCCTCCCTTTGATGCTCGAGCAACCTGCAATTGATAGATGAGGGAACCTGCAAGTTCATCCACTTCAACGtcaacttgcttttcttttgttaggttGTGGGGGGGAGGGTGTTTGTTTGGAGCTAATTCATGACCATTAACTGCttcatttcttcctttcaaatgaaaaaaggagCAAGTAAATAGGTACGCTCTGCTTGCATACTTCGTAAGCCGGAGAATCACGTAAACAGAGCTGCCAATCGACCATTTTTCGCCATTTTGCCCAAATTCTATAGAACAAGATGAAGTCTTTAATGCTTAAGCAATCACTAATCCTCAAATCAATCGAGCCCGACAGTTCGATCATCCTCGCTTTCCTTTCGGAAGTCACAATTACTCGACCGTTTATATTTTCCCCAAACAACGTCAAACGCAAACACTTCACCTGAACGACAGGAGCTTCTCTTCGGAAGACAAGACCAGCGGTTCGAACGGCCCGGTGTGATCAAACTGGAAGCTCGCCGACTTCGGCCTCCCGAACAGCACCCTCCCtttctccacctcctcctccgcctcctcctcgcccTCCGCACCTCCTTCCTTAAATCCAGCGCGGTCGCGGTCGAGGTCCTCCTTTGGCCGGACGTGCGGGGGACGGTCCTCCGAAGGGAAGGAGCCCTGGAGGCGCAGGAGCTGCTGCGATAGGGACGACTTGGGAGGCTTCCTGAGGATTTCCGGGCTCGAATTGTTGGGACAGCGAGGGATTCGACGGGGAGGTTGAGTCGGTGGCAGTGAGGAAGGACGAGGAAGGGAGGGTGGAGCAGGGCTTGAGCGTCTCTTTCAACGCGTGCAGCgacattagagagagagaagcgaagGAGACGGTGCAGGCAGTTTCAGGGAATGGGAGAGAATCCTCGATTCCCCGTTAGGCTTCAGCTTGTATTTCCGCACCCCGCTGAAGTCGAGACAGAGGAGAGACTCGGGATTTGGAAAACAAAACGCGCGGGCGGGCGGGTCGGTTCTTTATGGCGGTTCGGGTTTGGTAACCCAAGTTACGGGCCTCTTGCGGCCCATTTGGGGCGGTGAGGCCCACACTCCCAAAGCCGCTCGTTCAGTCGTgcctcttcttttttaaaaaaagaaaaaaaaatctaatttcagTATAAGGAATTAGGAACaaccaaaaattatgaatttatcaATTTACGCATGTAATTAGTAATTGCTGCTTACACGAGAGAACCACTAAAACATCTATTTAGTTATCAATGCTGGACTAAATTGGGAGGCTAGTTAATTTACAAAGCAAGTTCCTTCGATCTGAAAATTTCTCGAATGATAAATTTAAGTAGGAATTCTAGACCGACCGTCCTAAGACAAATGTCACATGAACAGCAAGACAAATGTAGTGTGAAATCCAAAATacaatgaaattttcttttcctattctttgCTAGAGAAGCGCGTGGGAAGTTGACTCACGACAACAATTGAATTCCATCGAGCATTGAATTCTTCTCAATTAATCCCAAAATCCAATTTCAAAAGgatcaaaattcaaaactcaaCCGTCTTCCACTTCAATCCCTTTTTCACCTCGTCACCCTCCTTCTCATTATGAATGGATCGAGTCCCACTTCAATTGATTCTAGTCATGGCCCTAGCCATGTCCATCAAATCGTCATCGCCATTCAACCCACATAGCGACCTCAATCATTTATTGAGTCATAAGTGTAGTGCTAGGGCCACTCCGTCATGGACGTGCGATAGTGACATACGAGGGCACCTCCATGAGGCTTGCGTTTTAGGTGTCGTGGGATGAGTTGGAGAGTGCTTACACATAGGGGGAAGTACATAAGTTATAGCGTCCTCAAGAAAGACAATGTCCCATGCACCATAGGGGGAAATCATACTACAACTGTGCCAAGTTCGGTAAGGCCAATCCTTATAAGTGGGGATTCAACACTATCACTCATTGTTTGTGTGAGATCTATCAATTGACAAGTCCTTTTTTTCATAGTCTTCAAGAAGCAATCAATTGTCACTTTATCAACAATTGAAGCAGAATTTGCTGTTGCAACTTCATGCGCCTGTCAAACCATATGGTTACGGAAGATTCTTGGAGAGCTTCAGTTCAAACAGCAAAAAGCAACTACAATCTACTGTGACAATAGCTCAGCTATCAAACTGTCCAAAAATCTAGTTCTACATGGGAGGAGCAAGCATATAGATGTGAAGTACCACTTCGTAAGAGATCTTACAAATGATGAAGTAGTTGAGCTAATTTTCTATAGAAGTGAAGATCAAGTggctgatatattcaccaagccCCTAAAGTTGCCCATGTTTCAGAAGCTGAGAAAGCTCCTTGATGTCCGTTTGTTGGATATTCCAAATTGAGAGAAGATCATTTAAATTGATTGTTTGCAACATCAGTTTAAGGGAGGGAATGTTGAATGAGtcaatttctttttggtttgtttttcatGTGTTAATAGTCTATTAAGCACTCCTATTATGTGGGTTTGTTGTTGTACGTGTTAAGTTAGTGAGCTGTGGTAGTTACTTGTTGGTgtaaagcctatataaaggctaTGGCGCCAGTTTTATAAATGGTGTTCTGCAAACAATTCTTCTTCCTTCGTGTATATCTTTCAATCTTCTATTTTCAACATGGAACAGCCCTATGGTCTTCTACACTGAGACCGCATGGATCAAGCAAGTCAACGCCGCTGGCTACTTTCGGCGAGACTACCTAATCGAGAAGTGGATGGCGgcgaaaggaggaggaggaggagaagaagaaggaagccgGCGATGAGAGATGGGCAATTCACCATGGTTCGAGGATTGGCAACTGGAACCACTTGCTCCAACTCCAACTCTAGGTGGGGAGGAGGGTTCTCGTCATCCGAGTCAAAATCCATATGGTGAAATTCTGCTTCCCGTTACTCTGTGAGGAGGCCGAACCCGAAGTCGAAGAGACCGATGCAACTCCTTATGTCTTGGACTCGAGTAGGTGAAGACTAGAGACTGAAGATTGCCCCACCCCTTCGATCGAAACTGTCCAGCGCTCCGGCTTCCCGCGAGTCGGCCTCGTAGGTGATGGTGTGCAGGGGAGGATTTGTCGGCAAAAGAGAACAAGTCCGTGCTTCCATGGCAAGAGGGTTCGTCAACATCTGATTTTGATTTGGCTGAGTTAGACTTGATTATCATATGTATTTGTATTGGATGGACCATTTCTCTCTCATTGCTGTCATTATCAGGACAATAGAGATTCAGGTTTCTTGACATCTAATTAATTGCGATGGTGATTTAGAAATTAGGGAAGCATTGTTGTAGTTTTATATGCTTTCTCATTTAAGTTGCAGTTACATCGAGATTTAACCAGAAATAATTCAACTTGAATGGATGCTTTACCCTGATGGAAGAGCTTTTGAGATAGA harbors:
- the LOC120286655 gene encoding uncharacterized protein DDB_G0282077-like, whose product is MVRQRWRLTGVWQLGSDVAGQQWNSEQERRASELGVARAAAGRDGRRGFSGAQPTAKGIVGHRVEQSSVPTSRVSNGTRSRSGGLRSSGVALGSSRSRWPARVLVVLSDGKGESSGTGSSKGDAASGQSSAGGLGAAEAGTGGADLVRAAAVRSGTASASVGEGLGRSRTERSSGRWWLGIGSNGGAITGGRRKAGEDVGAAGWRHGRRLAAVVVAAGVGTSSLVQRCGRRASGTEWSRTQQQRRCGPVRNRQCRGLQKRGGVAGRRHLGRRESARRWLVETGDASAARVKRNSRLGSKCGEEDEQ